The Hydrogenispora ethanolica nucleotide sequence TTGATCAACTTATTGCAATGGTGGAGCGGCAAGAAACAACTTGCAGCCTGAAAGGTGGGTGAACCTTGTCTCTGGAAAGTAAAACGACGGTGGTGACGGCCCGGCCGGACGCCCCCATCAGTGAGCCGTTCCAAGTTCGCTGGCTTCTCATCGTCATGGCCCTCTTATACATCGGCTTTTTTATTATCATCCCGCTCTTCGCCATCTTCGGTCAGGCGCTGGAGAAAGGATTTCAAACGTATCTGAAAGCGCTGGCCGAACCGGATACCTTCGCGGCGATCCGGCTGACGTTATTGACGGCGGCGATCGCGGTGCCGCTCAATCTGGTCTTCGGCCTGGCGGCTTCCTGGGCCATCGCCAAGTTCGATTTTTTCGGCAAAAGCTTTTTAATTTCGCTCATTGATTTGCCATTCGCTATTTCGCCGGTGATCTCGGGTTTAATTTACGTCTTGCTCTTCGGTCTAAACGGTTGGCTGGGGCCATGGCTGTTTGCGCATAATCTGAAAATCATTTTCGCGGTGCCCGGAATCGTGCTGGCGACGGTCCTGGTGACATTTCCTTTCGTTGCCAGAGAGTTGATCCCGCTGATGCAGAGCCAGGGCAAAGAAGAGGAAGAGGCGGCCCTGGTGCTCGGCGCCAACGGCTGGCAAACCTTCTTCAAGGTAACTCTTCCGAATGTAAAATGGGGCCTGCTCTACGGCGTAATTCTTTGTAACGCCCGGGCAATGGGAGAATTCGGCGCCGTTTCGGTTGTTTCCGGCCACATTCGCGGCATGACCAATACGATCCCGTTGCAAGTGGAGATTCTGTATAACGAGTATAACTTCACCGCCGCCTTCGCGGTGGCTTCACTGCTGGCGCTACTGGCCTTGGTTACCCTGGCCGTCAAATCGCTGGTGGAATGGAAACAGCAGCATCAACGGCCGGAACTGCAGAATCCGGTGGAGCGGGAGGCATAAAAGATGAGTATCGTCATTCGGGATATCGATAAACAATTTGGCAGTTTCACGGCTTTAAACCATGTCGATTTGGAGATTCCCACCGGCGAGTTGGTGGCTTTGCTCGGCCCGTCCGGATCCGGCAAGACTACGTTGCTGCGGATCATCGCCGGGTTGGAGACTCCGGATGGGGGGACGGTCTTTTTTGAAGGAGAAGACGCTACTGC carries:
- the cysW gene encoding sulfate ABC transporter permease subunit CysW yields the protein MSLESKTTVVTARPDAPISEPFQVRWLLIVMALLYIGFFIIIPLFAIFGQALEKGFQTYLKALAEPDTFAAIRLTLLTAAIAVPLNLVFGLAASWAIAKFDFFGKSFLISLIDLPFAISPVISGLIYVLLFGLNGWLGPWLFAHNLKIIFAVPGIVLATVLVTFPFVARELIPLMQSQGKEEEEAALVLGANGWQTFFKVTLPNVKWGLLYGVILCNARAMGEFGAVSVVSGHIRGMTNTIPLQVEILYNEYNFTAAFAVASLLALLALVTLAVKSLVEWKQQHQRPELQNPVEREA